A stretch of the Desulfobacter sp. genome encodes the following:
- a CDS encoding sirohydrochlorin cobaltochelatase translates to MKKILHSMLFVLVLGLTLIYAGNAFAGPHDAKKEKKTGILLVAFGSSEDSAQVSFENIEKKTKAAYPDIPVFWAFTSHIIRHKLLKAGKVLDSPEVALSKMADQGFTHVAVQSLHSIGGAEYHGLRKVVSGFKTMGAFEKIILGYPLLSTQDDMEKAVSAILKTIPKDRKKGEAVVLMGHGTHHPANAFYAALMFQVQLSDPNVFIGTVEGYPAIDDITALLKAKKIKTAWLMPFMSVAGDHAKNDMAGNEDDSWKTILTKAGIKCNTILKGTAEYDEFTDIWVDHINGPLSHF, encoded by the coding sequence ATTAAAAAAATTTTACACTCTATGCTCTTTGTTCTCGTTCTTGGCCTGACCCTTATTTACGCAGGCAATGCCTTTGCCGGTCCCCATGATGCAAAAAAAGAAAAAAAGACAGGGATATTGCTGGTGGCATTTGGTTCAAGTGAAGACAGCGCCCAGGTTTCCTTTGAGAATATCGAAAAGAAAACCAAGGCTGCCTACCCGGATATCCCGGTATTTTGGGCATTTACCTCCCATATTATCCGCCACAAACTTCTCAAGGCCGGTAAGGTGCTGGATTCTCCTGAAGTGGCCCTGTCCAAAATGGCAGATCAAGGCTTTACCCATGTTGCGGTTCAGAGTCTTCATTCCATCGGCGGGGCTGAATACCACGGCCTGAGAAAAGTGGTATCAGGATTTAAAACCATGGGCGCCTTTGAAAAAATCATTTTAGGCTATCCCTTGCTGTCCACCCAGGACGATATGGAAAAAGCCGTTTCCGCCATTCTTAAGACCATTCCCAAAGACCGGAAAAAAGGAGAGGCGGTTGTTCTCATGGGGCACGGCACCCATCATCCGGCCAATGCCTTTTATGCGGCCCTCATGTTCCAGGTCCAGCTTTCAGATCCCAACGTCTTTATCGGAACCGTGGAAGGATACCCGGCCATTGATGATATCACAGCCTTGCTCAAGGCTAAAAAAATCAAGACGGCCTGGCTCATGCCTTTTATGTCAGTGGCAGGGGATCATGCCAAAAACGATATGGCCGGCAATGAAGACGATTCCTGGAAAACCATCCTCACCAAGGCGGGCATCAAGTGCAATACCATCCTCAAAGGCACGGCAGAATACGATGAGTTCACAGATATCTGGGTAGATCACATCAATGGCCCCCTCAGCCATTTCTAA
- a CDS encoding type II toxin-antitoxin system HicA family toxin yields MNMNSQQIIKELKKEGFVLVKVSGDHHKFKDENGKIVIVPSSVRLGCCI; encoded by the coding sequence ATAAATATGAACAGCCAGCAGATTATAAAAGAGCTTAAAAAAGAAGGATTTGTGTTGGTTAAAGTATCTGGAGATCATCATAAATTCAAAGATGAAAATGGCAAAATAGTAATTGTGCCCAGTAGTGTCCGGTTAGGTTGTTGCATATAA
- a CDS encoding type II toxin-antitoxin system HicB family antitoxin, whose protein sequence is MKYPVIIHKDDDTGYGVTIPDIPGCFAYGDTQEEAILNIQEAVELYYHGEEISEPPAPSQMENLLNSDLYTRDSFLYLADIDFAFIAPKTQRVNITVPEYKLVRIDRAAKARGISRSAFFVDSAEKHIRNLGISKTVKGVQKKSVPPIRFNRIQTVPDSTSQIKIEPKNRNFDNVAKYFLNCTYRDSLGESSIRKMDTGRQVVLI, encoded by the coding sequence ATGAAATATCCGGTAATTATTCATAAGGACGATGACACCGGTTACGGGGTGACCATTCCTGATATACCGGGATGTTTTGCCTATGGCGATACCCAGGAAGAAGCCATCCTCAATATACAAGAAGCGGTAGAGTTATATTATCACGGAGAAGAGATATCTGAACCCCCGGCGCCGTCTCAAATGGAAAACCTTTTAAATTCTGATCTGTATACCAGAGACAGCTTTTTGTATCTTGCAGATATTGATTTTGCCTTCATCGCTCCCAAAACTCAGCGGGTCAATATCACAGTGCCTGAGTATAAACTTGTCAGGATTGACAGGGCAGCAAAAGCCAGGGGGATTTCCAGGTCTGCTTTTTTTGTGGATTCTGCTGAAAAACACATCCGTAATTTAGGTATTTCGAAAACTGTTAAGGGAGTGCAAAAAAAAAGTGTGCCCCCCATCAGATTCAACAGGATTCAGACCGTTCCGGACAGCACCTCGCAGATTAAAATTGAGCCAAAAAACAGGAATTTTGATAATGTGGCTAAATACTTTTTGAATTGCACTTATAGGGATAGTCTGGGGGAGTCATCCATCCGAAAAATGGATACTGGCCGACAGGTAGTCCTCATATAG
- a CDS encoding response regulator, whose translation MYQTLIIFCNRTVVDDDSGIRNFTVNALTYCVNRKVLSFPDGAAAWDYIAEGGEVDIVISDVDMPEMNGFELLEKIKAKWADKIFILMSGQETHAQKSETLGADAFLDKPFSINDLFKIVQFYVVD comes from the coding sequence TTGTATCAGACATTAATAATTTTTTGCAACAGAACCGTTGTAGACGATGATTCGGGGATCAGAAATTTTACGGTAAATGCCTTAACCTATTGCGTGAACCGTAAGGTTTTATCTTTTCCGGACGGTGCAGCTGCCTGGGATTACATAGCAGAGGGCGGAGAGGTGGATATTGTTATTTCCGATGTGGATATGCCGGAGATGAACGGGTTTGAACTGCTTGAAAAAATTAAGGCCAAATGGGCTGATAAAATTTTCATTCTCATGTCAGGACAGGAAACTCATGCCCAAAAATCCGAAACACTCGGGGCCGATGCCTTTTTGGATAAGCCTTTTTCCATCAACGATCTGTTTAAAATTGTTCAGTTTTACGTGGTGGATTAG
- a CDS encoding STAS/SEC14 domain-containing protein, giving the protein MLEFLDLKIDGVVAYRLAGKISTQEMKEVLDLFRQIIDRGEKINLYQEVTSLGGVELEAMVEKLKFFLELGVSHFGRVAVVPRKKWIPKLVDLEGKLFKNVEMKRFALEEKDLALAFLKGE; this is encoded by the coding sequence ATGCTGGAATTTTTGGATTTAAAGATAGACGGGGTCGTGGCCTACCGGCTGGCGGGTAAAATTTCAACCCAAGAGATGAAAGAGGTGCTGGATCTGTTCAGGCAGATCATAGACAGAGGAGAGAAGATCAATCTCTACCAGGAAGTGACCAGCCTTGGGGGTGTTGAGCTTGAAGCCATGGTGGAAAAGTTGAAATTCTTTTTGGAGCTGGGAGTCTCCCATTTTGGCCGGGTGGCTGTGGTGCCCCGTAAAAAATGGATTCCAAAGTTGGTGGACCTGGAGGGGAAACTGTTTAAGAATGTTGAGATGAAAAGGTTTGCACTTGAGGAAAAAGACCTTGCCCTGGCGTTTTTAAAAGGTGAATAA
- a CDS encoding IS6 family transposase translates to MKNENPFKWRHYEKEIILLNVRWYLRYQLSYRNLEEMMQERGLSVDHSTIYRWVQRYAPEMEKRSRKYLRQSNDSYRIDETYIKVRGKMKYLYRAVDSRGNTIDFLLRSRRNMESAKRFFKKMLRASNSSRPRVLSVDGNPAYPPAVKALKEKKLLNKDCILRQNKYLNNIIEQDHRFIKKLVRAGMGFKTFHSAWRTLKGYEIMNMIRKGQVKNIRKGEILKQKEFVENLFSYAA, encoded by the coding sequence ATGAAAAATGAAAACCCTTTCAAGTGGCGTCATTATGAAAAAGAAATCATCCTGTTGAATGTTCGCTGGTATCTGAGATATCAACTGAGTTACAGGAATCTGGAAGAGATGATGCAAGAACGGGGCTTGTCTGTGGATCACAGTACCATTTACCGATGGGTTCAGCGCTATGCTCCTGAAATGGAAAAGCGAAGCAGGAAGTATCTGCGGCAATCAAATGATTCTTACCGTATTGATGAAACATATATCAAGGTGCGGGGGAAAATGAAGTATCTTTACCGAGCGGTCGATTCCCGTGGAAATACCATCGATTTTCTTCTTCGCAGCAGACGTAATATGGAATCTGCCAAACGATTTTTTAAAAAGATGCTGCGAGCTTCCAATAGCTCCAGACCTCGGGTTCTGAGTGTTGACGGAAATCCTGCATATCCTCCGGCAGTAAAGGCTTTGAAAGAAAAAAAGCTTCTGAATAAGGACTGTATCCTAAGACAGAATAAATATCTGAACAATATTATTGAGCAAGACCACCGGTTTATCAAAAAGCTTGTCAGAGCTGGTATGGGGTTCAAGACATTTCATTCTGCCTGGCGGACGCTAAAAGGCTATGAAATTATGAACATGATCAGAAAAGGACAAGTTAAAAATATCAGGAAGGGAGAAATTTTAAAGCAGAAAGAATTCGTCGAAAATCTGTTTTCTTATGCTGCGTAA
- a CDS encoding HDIG domain-containing protein: MNLPTEKQCFKIIRKMEMMEHIVDHSVMVSNVAVCLCHSIRGTNCVINIDLVKSSALLHDITKTRSFDTGEIHSDTGAALMIQMGYPEIGEIIRQHVMLDPTPTTAPILPEEIVNYADKRVLHDQVVSLDKRLAYIKIKYGKKPEFGPKIQEMWENTLALETKLFKKINFSPAELSGKVMPVVKKSANPPRKTEQF; this comes from the coding sequence ATGAACCTGCCCACTGAAAAACAATGCTTTAAGATTATACGAAAGATGGAAATGATGGAACATATTGTCGACCATTCCGTTATGGTCTCCAATGTGGCGGTCTGTCTTTGCCACTCTATCCGGGGTACAAATTGTGTTATCAATATAGATCTGGTCAAATCATCGGCCCTGCTCCATGACATCACCAAAACCCGCAGCTTTGATACCGGGGAGATTCATTCTGACACCGGTGCTGCCCTGATGATCCAAATGGGATACCCGGAAATCGGCGAGATCATACGCCAGCATGTCATGCTTGATCCAACCCCCACAACAGCCCCCATTTTACCCGAGGAAATCGTAAACTACGCAGATAAACGGGTGCTTCATGACCAGGTGGTATCCCTTGACAAGCGGTTGGCATATATCAAGATTAAATATGGTAAAAAACCCGAATTCGGTCCTAAAATCCAAGAGATGTGGGAAAACACCCTGGCGTTGGAAACCAAATTATTCAAAAAAATTAACTTTTCTCCGGCAGAACTTTCCGGGAAGGTTATGCCTGTGGTCAAAAAATCAGCTAATCCACCACGTAAAACTGAACAATTTTAA
- a CDS encoding IS4 family transposase, whose product MTHISVPKKQLRSLNFDNFRCPLIKSLSKAPELQSRGDRPLKMTFEDQINALVYFHLQEHKSARHLIQDLKENVFAKENIAPDGGISRSSFCEAINHRGLEQLQFIFEDLYKQALECHPGEHAELGELVSIDGSLINAVLSMHWANYRKGSKKAKVHCGFDINHGIPNKIFLTEGNGAERTFVPKILSKGQTGVMDRGYQSHKEFDLLQEQGKHFVCRIKTRTTRTIIDNHETPSDSYIFYDALVKLGTPNQNQTKRPVRVVGYKIAGVKYYVATDRHDLTAEQIATIYKLRWTIEDFFKWWKEHLKVYHLIARSEYGLMVQILGGLITYLLLAIHCQKQFNEKVTIKRVRQLRTAILNDLFGCEEQGSHSSNRDNIVKDQKIIEQAKT is encoded by the coding sequence ATGACGCACATCTCAGTCCCTAAAAAACAACTACGGTCCCTGAACTTTGACAATTTCAGGTGCCCTCTGATAAAGTCACTTTCAAAAGCACCGGAATTACAATCTCGAGGAGACCGCCCTTTAAAAATGACATTCGAAGACCAGATAAATGCTTTGGTTTATTTCCATCTTCAGGAGCACAAGTCTGCCCGACATTTAATTCAGGATCTCAAGGAGAATGTTTTTGCTAAAGAAAATATTGCGCCAGACGGTGGTATCAGCCGTAGTAGTTTCTGTGAAGCCATCAATCACAGGGGACTCGAACAACTGCAATTTATCTTTGAGGATCTTTATAAACAGGCTCTTGAGTGTCATCCGGGTGAACACGCCGAGTTAGGAGAGTTGGTTTCCATTGACGGTAGTCTCATAAATGCAGTCCTTTCAATGCACTGGGCGAACTACAGAAAAGGAAGTAAAAAAGCCAAAGTACATTGCGGATTTGACATTAATCACGGAATCCCAAACAAAATCTTTTTGACTGAAGGCAACGGCGCTGAACGCACTTTTGTTCCCAAAATACTTTCCAAGGGGCAAACAGGTGTTATGGATCGTGGATATCAATCCCATAAAGAATTTGACCTGCTTCAGGAGCAAGGCAAACATTTTGTCTGCCGTATAAAAACCAGGACAACAAGAACAATTATTGATAACCACGAGACCCCTTCCGACAGCTACATTTTTTATGATGCACTGGTTAAACTTGGTACTCCGAATCAAAACCAGACGAAAAGGCCTGTTCGGGTTGTTGGCTATAAAATTGCTGGCGTCAAATACTATGTGGCAACTGACAGGCATGATTTAACAGCGGAACAAATAGCAACAATTTATAAACTCCGGTGGACCATTGAGGATTTTTTCAAATGGTGGAAAGAACATCTGAAGGTATATCATCTCATTGCCCGCAGTGAATACGGCCTTATGGTTCAGATTCTTGGCGGCCTTATCACTTACCTGTTACTGGCAATCCATTGCCAAAAACAGTTTAATGAAAAGGTCACGATCAAAAGAGTTCGGCAGCTGCGAACCGCCATTCTAAATGACCTGTTTGGCTGCGAGGAGCAGGGCTCTCATAGTTCAAACAGGGACAATATTGTCAAAGATCAAAAAATTATTGAGCAAGCAAAAACCTAA
- a CDS encoding 3-deoxy-D-manno-octulosonic acid transferase produces the protein MRAYAPMTKCAFIPNFFKFYNILWQAGLPFLKRNPRICASFSKRTRAFHLQRADIWIQAASAGEAFLALSIIKNLKPDHPTTLLVTTTTDQGFDILKQGLGDLRLHPNIQLRVDWFPFDIPDTVKEAVKRVNPKVMVLLETELWPALLYELKINRTKILILNARLSKSSHRNYKATKALWNRLAPDTILTTSFRDAQRYTHIFPDARVGRIENIKFDIMETGPQKTKSQPCDLILPKDLPLSILASVRRQEEPEMVKLISALKKGYPNQVITVFPRHMHRIKKIQKKLTRAGLSFCLRSTLNSPLTGPGIILWDQFGELRSAYGRASAVFVGGSLHPLGGQNFIEPAVLGIPTVIGPYWEDFAWVGKEIFNLDLVTQCHDWTSVAQTMIALLNTPKDPLVGITCAQAYIDTRKGGSKTACKAILDKLG, from the coding sequence ATGAGAGCATATGCTCCCATGACAAAGTGTGCTTTTATACCCAATTTTTTTAAATTTTACAATATCCTCTGGCAGGCGGGCTTGCCTTTTTTAAAGCGAAACCCGAGGATTTGCGCTTCCTTTTCCAAACGGACCCGTGCCTTTCACCTTCAAAGGGCTGATATTTGGATCCAGGCGGCATCGGCAGGAGAGGCATTTCTTGCCCTGTCCATCATTAAAAACCTGAAGCCGGATCACCCAACCACCCTTCTGGTGACCACCACCACAGACCAGGGATTTGATATCCTGAAACAGGGATTGGGCGACCTGCGCCTTCATCCCAATATCCAATTGCGTGTGGACTGGTTTCCCTTTGATATACCGGATACAGTCAAAGAGGCGGTCAAGCGGGTCAATCCAAAGGTGATGGTATTGCTTGAAACTGAATTATGGCCGGCCCTGCTCTATGAGCTGAAAATCAACCGGACAAAAATCCTGATTCTCAATGCCAGACTCTCAAAAAGCAGCCATAGAAACTACAAAGCCACAAAAGCGCTGTGGAATCGCCTGGCACCGGACACCATCCTGACCACCTCCTTTCGGGATGCCCAAAGGTATACCCATATTTTCCCTGACGCCCGGGTGGGCCGGATAGAAAATATTAAATTTGACATCATGGAGACGGGTCCCCAAAAAACAAAATCCCAGCCGTGTGACCTGATTCTGCCCAAAGACCTGCCCCTTTCCATCCTGGCCTCTGTGAGAAGGCAAGAAGAGCCTGAGATGGTAAAGCTGATCTCAGCCCTGAAAAAAGGATATCCAAACCAGGTGATTACTGTTTTTCCAAGGCATATGCACAGGATCAAAAAAATCCAGAAAAAACTCACCCGGGCAGGACTCAGCTTTTGCCTTCGATCCACACTTAACTCTCCTTTAACAGGGCCCGGCATCATCCTCTGGGACCAGTTCGGAGAGCTGCGTTCAGCCTATGGCCGCGCATCAGCCGTATTTGTGGGCGGCAGCCTGCACCCCCTTGGGGGGCAAAACTTTATAGAGCCTGCTGTTTTAGGTATCCCCACGGTGATCGGACCTTATTGGGAGGATTTTGCCTGGGTGGGCAAAGAGATCTTCAACCTGGATCTGGTGACCCAGTGCCATGACTGGACAAGCGTTGCCCAAACCATGATTGCCCTTTTGAACACCCCCAAAGATCCCCTGGTTGGCATCACCTGTGCCCAGGCCTATATTGACACCCGTAAAGGCGGATCAAAAACCGCCTGCAAGGCAATCCTTGATAAACTAGGATAA